A DNA window from Camelina sativa cultivar DH55 chromosome 13, Cs, whole genome shotgun sequence contains the following coding sequences:
- the LOC104735537 gene encoding uncharacterized protein LOC104735537, whose product MMMIRGGGGGGGGGGEGESWSEMEAMIAKKMVEEEVETESSGSSEAETESPRSVGRWITAKERVIHSQVLKIREEDLCVLLEDKVMMMNPAEDHRRYIRPRRLNLLLITRQNLPCSPLSGKVRSSVNAVQ is encoded by the coding sequence atgatgatgattagaggaggaggaggaggaggaggaggaggaggagaaggtgaATCGTGGTCTGAGATGGAGGCGATGATAGCTAAGAAGATGGTTGAGGAGGAGGTTGAAACAGAGAGCAGTGGTTCGTCTGAAGCTGAGACAGAGTCTCCTAGATCCGTGGGACGTTGGATCACGGCTAAGGAGAGAGTTATTCATAGCCAGGTTTTAAAGATCAGGGAAGAGGATCTCTGCGTTCTCCTCGAAGacaaagtgatgatgatgaatccagCGGAGGATCATCGACGATATATACGTCCACGCCGTTTAAATCTGTTACTGATCACTCGGCAGAACCTGCCTTGTTCTCCTCTTAGTGGTAAAGTGAGATCTTCAGTTAACGCTGTTCAGTGA
- the LOC104735538 gene encoding 40S ribosomal protein S9-1: MVHVCYYRNYGKTFKGPRRPYEKERLDSELKLVGEYGLRNKRELWRVQYALSRIRNAARDLLTLDEKNPKRIFEGEALLRRMNRYGLLDESQNKLDYVLALTVENFLERRLQTIVFKSGMAKSIHHSRVLIRQRHIRVGKQLVNIPSFMVRLDSQKHIDFALTSPFGGGRPGRVKRRNEKSASKKASGGDADGDDEE; encoded by the exons ATGGTGCACGTTTGCTACTACCGCAACT ATGGAAAGACCTTCAAGGGACCTCGTCGTCCTTACGAGAAGGAGCGTCTTGACTCTGAATTGAAGCTCGTTGGTGAGTATGGTCTCCGTAACAAGCGTGAGCTCTGGAGAGTGCAGTACGCTCTTAGCCGTATCCGTAATGCTGCTAGGGATCTTCTTACCCTTGATGAGAAGAATCCAAAGAGGATCTTTGAAGGTGAGGCTCTTCTGCGTAGGATGAACCGTTATGGTCTTCTTGATGAGAGTCAGAACAAGCTCGATTACGTCTTGGCCTTGACTGTTGAGAACTTTCTTGAACGTCGCCTTCAGACTATTGTGTTCAAGTCTGGTATGGCTAAGTCTATCCATCACTCCCGTGTCCTGATCAGGCAGAGGCATATCAG GGTTGGAAAGCAATTGGTGAACATTCCATCATTCATGGTGAGACTTGATTCACAGAAGCACATCGACTTTGCTCTGACCAGTCCCTTCGGTGGTGGTCGTCCAGGAAGAGTGAAGAGAAGGAACGAGAAGTCTGCATCCAAGAAAGCCTCTGGTGGTGACGCTGACGGTGATGATGAAGAGTAA
- the LOC104735539 gene encoding zinc-finger homeodomain protein 8-like: MDVIATTTTIVSDLDSRQPEIEAPVRIQPAKPISFSNGKRCHHNHLASEAAAVATTYKECLKNHAARIGGHALDGCGEFMPSPAFNSNDPTTLTCAACGCHRNFHRREDDPLSASAVVPAIEFRPHNRHQLPPPLPPHPVGIRSPDDDDSASPPPISSSYMLLALSGGGGGANTAGLRSRKRFRTKFSQYQKEKMFEFAERVGWRMPRADDVAVKEFCREIGVDKSVFKVWMHNNKISGRGGAKRANGGDSRESVVPTNGSFSST, encoded by the coding sequence ATGGATGTAATAGCAACTACAACAACTATTGTGTCCGACTTGGATTCACGCCAACCCGAAATCGAAGCTCCGGTCCGGATCCAGCCCGCGAAGCCTATTTCTTTCTCAAACGGCAAACGCTGCCACCACAATCATCTTGCGTCCGAAGCGGCTGCGGTTGCGACAACTTACAAAGAATGCCTAAAGAACCACGCCGCAAGAATCGGCGGTCACGCTTTAGACGGATGCGGCGAGTTTATGCCGTCTCCGGCTTTTAACTCCAACGACCCGACTACACTAACGTGCGCCGCTTGTGGTTGCCACCGTAACTTCCACCGCCGAGAAGACGATCCGTTATCCGCTTCCGCAGTCGTCCCGGCGATAGAGTTTCGTCCTCACAACCGTCACCAGCTACCTCCTCCGCTTCCTCCTCATCCTGTGGGAATTCGTAGTCCTGACGACGATGATTCAGCTTCTCCGCCGCCGATCTCGTCCTCTTACATGCTCCTTGCACTctccggaggaggaggaggagctaaCACGGCGGGTCTAAGGTCTAGGAAACGTTTTAGGACGAAGTTTAGTCAGTatcagaaggagaagatgtTCGAGTTCGCTGAGAGAGTTGGGTGGAGGATGCCGAGAGCTGATGACGTGGCGGTTAAGGAGTTTTGTCGGGAGATTGGAGTTGATAAAAGCGTTTTCAAAGTGTGGATGCATAACAACAAGATTTCAGGACGCGGCGGGGCGAAAAGAGCTAACGGCGGAGATAGTCGTGAGAGTGTTGTTCCGACGAATGGGTCGTTTTCTTCGACGTGA
- the LOC104735541 gene encoding uncharacterized protein LOC104735541: MIFFNLAASLCRRVSLRELITEVPAYSGSSISDGSSSGLSLVLKRWATKKTAGSTKNGRDSNPKFLGVKKFGGESVIPGNIIVRQRGTRFHPGDYVGIGRDHTLFALKEGRVRFEKNKITGRKWIHVDPKGGHVLHPIYRNTAAAKSTKLESASSS, from the exons atgattttttttaacttagcaGCATCATTATGCAGAAGAGTTAGCTTGAGGGAACTGATCACTGAGGTTCCTGCTTATAGTGGCAGTAGCATTTCCG ATGGTTCTTCAAGTGGGTTGAGTTTGGTCTTGAAGCGTTGGGCTACAAAGAAAACCGCTGGTTCTACAAAGAATGGTCGTGACTCTAATCCCAAGTTTCTCGGTGTTAAGAAATTTGGAGGAGAG AGTGTGATACCGGGAAACATCATAGTTCGTCAACGCGGAACTCGGTTCCATCCTGGAGACTATGTCGGGATCGGTAGGGATCATACTCTGTTTGCATTGAAAGAAGGCCGAGTCAGGTTTGAGAAAAACAAGATAACTGGACGCAAATGGATTCATGTTGATCCAAAAGGTGGCCACGTTCTTCACCCTATCTACAGAAACACTGCAGCTGCAAAATCGACCAAGTTGGAGTCAGCTTCATCGTCGTGA